GTTGCCTGCACCCCGGCAGCACCGCGCCAAAGAAAACTGTGAAAAAGCAGGGTTTACAAACCATAATTAATTCGTTAGACTGGCTCCATAGAGAAAGGCAACAACCAGCAACCAGTAAGGAGGCACGAACATGCTGATCAAAAAAGTATTGACCTTGACGGATGGTTCCGAACTGAGCCGTAGTGCCCTACGCTATGCGGTGGAAATCTGCCGCCAGTTCGACGCAACGCTGTACCTGCTCACTGTGGTGGATAAAGTGCCGTCGTATATTGACGCAGAAATCAGCCACGAGATTTATGAAAAAATGGAGGATGTTCTTAGAAGTGAAGTGGCCAACTGTTCCGGCTACTGTGAGACTTCCGGTCTGGGATGCAAGGCGGAAGTCCGCCACGGGATACCCTACGAGGAGATCATCTCATATGCAGAAGAGATTGATGCAGATCTGATTGTCCTGGCCACC
The Candidatus Anaeroferrophillus wilburensis DNA segment above includes these coding regions:
- a CDS encoding universal stress protein, with translation MLIKKVLTLTDGSELSRSALRYAVEICRQFDATLYLLTVVDKVPSYIDAEISHEIYEKMEDVLRSEVANCSGYCETSGLGCKAEVRHGIPYEEIISYAEEIDADLIVLATHGHSGIAHVLLGSVAEKVVRHAPCPVLTVRPKGKDWEISKPGSCEV